In Saccharothrix violaceirubra, the following are encoded in one genomic region:
- a CDS encoding SDR family NAD(P)-dependent oxidoreductase, whose amino-acid sequence MTASGVPVRPHLVSFDPDSSARPVHRMTWHPVPVEAAPPVDLTGRRVLVLGVDHDLVAHVGAALAAAGAIVAAPDRDTTDAIDGIVDLNVTGVGIDADGTGDWRRALTATTEALRARYPAWGREHRVDHHWYLAVTAMGGLMGYRHAADGQPLGGVWAGFAKCLPRELPALGVKVVDVQHAAPDVVAAAVLAEIGSWDLFEIGYRDGVRYALTARAEAVEPPAVTLGPDDVVVVSGGARGVGFALARGLAERFGCHVVVTGRGPLPVDAPWFGLDHAAHDEAQRAEIAAARGTADLKRARAAHRRERELRDVRDHLAQAAHDGLRITYEPCDCTDEDQVRALFDRVPTPTVVVHNAGIDEPKRLDLKTADEVVRTVDVKVTGFGNLLRAVLPLRLKAFCNVGSVAGRMGGMIGQVDYAAGNEALARLGFHARDAYGVPVRTLCWPTWDRLGVIANHDAAVRYVSTLAPAEGVERWIAELLTGGTGEVMFLGRVGSALVPGQLRGFRLFTGHPDLARLHGLADHLGVVEEFEPFRRLRCRRAYVPGSHPCLAEVTVAGAPAVPVSVMVEQACALGDWIVPPGWPRQHLVSLDWSLDHRGLVVDGPFGLTAEGSGDEDLWQVTVTVDGAGTVVLTYRPTPPPRPLAPTTPTAPPRFADAWAGLALGRPRWTADAVHLPVTTPADLWTTTFAPPHGIAPTAVETLDRLGARRPEVWPDARDTDRLVVDGGVVFGLHGDTVTLRAPLTRESSTRTP is encoded by the coding sequence ATGACCGCGTCCGGAGTGCCGGTCCGGCCGCACCTGGTCTCGTTCGACCCGGACTCCTCCGCCCGCCCGGTGCACCGGATGACCTGGCACCCCGTGCCCGTCGAGGCCGCGCCACCGGTCGACCTGACCGGACGGCGGGTGCTGGTGCTGGGCGTCGACCACGACCTCGTGGCCCACGTGGGCGCGGCGTTGGCGGCGGCCGGGGCGATCGTGGCCGCCCCCGACCGGGACACCACCGATGCCATCGACGGCATCGTGGACCTCAACGTCACCGGCGTCGGCATCGACGCGGACGGGACCGGGGACTGGCGCCGGGCGTTGACCGCGACCACCGAGGCGCTGCGCGCGCGGTACCCGGCCTGGGGCCGTGAACACCGCGTCGACCACCACTGGTACCTGGCCGTCACCGCGATGGGCGGGCTCATGGGGTACCGGCACGCCGCCGACGGGCAGCCCCTGGGCGGGGTGTGGGCCGGGTTCGCCAAGTGCCTGCCCCGCGAGCTGCCCGCCCTCGGGGTCAAGGTGGTCGACGTCCAGCACGCCGCGCCGGACGTCGTGGCCGCCGCCGTGCTCGCCGAGATCGGGTCGTGGGACCTGTTCGAGATCGGCTACCGGGACGGTGTGCGGTACGCGTTGACCGCACGCGCCGAGGCGGTCGAACCCCCCGCCGTGACGCTCGGACCGGACGACGTCGTCGTGGTCTCCGGCGGCGCGCGGGGCGTCGGGTTCGCGTTGGCGCGGGGACTCGCGGAGCGGTTCGGGTGCCACGTCGTGGTCACCGGGCGGGGTCCGCTGCCGGTGGACGCCCCGTGGTTCGGCCTCGACCACGCGGCACACGACGAGGCGCAGCGGGCGGAGATCGCCGCGGCACGCGGAACCGCCGACCTGAAGCGGGCACGGGCGGCGCACCGCCGCGAACGCGAGCTGCGCGACGTCCGCGACCACCTGGCACAGGCCGCCCACGACGGCCTGCGGATCACCTATGAACCGTGCGACTGCACCGACGAGGACCAGGTGCGGGCGTTGTTCGACCGGGTACCGACGCCGACCGTGGTCGTGCACAACGCGGGCATCGACGAACCCAAGCGCCTGGACCTCAAGACCGCCGACGAGGTGGTGCGCACGGTCGACGTGAAGGTGACCGGGTTCGGGAACCTGCTGCGGGCCGTGCTCCCGTTGCGGCTCAAGGCGTTCTGCAACGTCGGCTCGGTCGCGGGCCGGATGGGCGGCATGATCGGCCAGGTCGACTACGCGGCGGGCAACGAGGCGCTGGCACGCCTGGGTTTCCACGCCCGCGACGCGTACGGGGTGCCGGTGCGCACGCTGTGCTGGCCCACGTGGGACCGGCTCGGCGTGATCGCCAACCACGACGCGGCCGTGCGGTACGTGTCCACGTTGGCTCCCGCCGAGGGCGTCGAGCGGTGGATCGCCGAACTGCTCACCGGAGGTACCGGCGAGGTGATGTTCCTCGGCCGGGTCGGCAGCGCGCTGGTGCCCGGCCAGCTCCGCGGTTTCCGGTTGTTCACCGGGCACCCGGACCTCGCGCGGCTGCACGGACTGGCCGACCACCTGGGCGTCGTCGAGGAGTTCGAACCGTTCCGCCGGTTGCGGTGCCGACGCGCGTACGTGCCCGGTTCCCACCCGTGCCTGGCCGAGGTGACGGTGGCCGGTGCCCCGGCGGTGCCCGTGTCGGTGATGGTGGAACAGGCCTGCGCCCTGGGCGACTGGATCGTGCCGCCGGGCTGGCCGCGTCAGCACCTGGTCTCCCTCGACTGGTCCCTGGACCACCGCGGTCTCGTGGTGGACGGTCCCTTCGGGTTGACGGCCGAGGGCTCCGGCGACGAGGACCTGTGGCAGGTCACGGTCACCGTGGACGGTGCCGGCACCGTCGTGCTGACCTACCGCCCGACACCGCCACCACGGCCTCTCGCCCCCACGACCCCGACCGCACCGCCGCGCTTCGCCGACGCGTGGGCCGGTCTGGCGCTGGGCCGGCCGCGGTGGACGGCGGACGCCGTGCACCTGCCCGTGACCACTCCGGCCGACCTGTGGACGACGACTTTCGCGCCACCGCACGGCATCGCGCCGACCGCCGTCGAAACCCTGGACCGGCTCGGCGCCCGCCGACCGGAGGTGTGGCCCGACGCCCGCGACACCGACCGGTTGGTCGTGGACGGTGGCGTGGTGTTCGGCCTGCACGGCGACACCGTCACTTTGCGAGCCCCTCTCACCCGCGAGTCCTCCACTCGGACACCCTGA
- a CDS encoding spherulation-specific family 4 protein, with translation MTRLSTVSARIGVAVATVALVAPAPLAHAEPVQHAAIPAYWSPDTPDGRALFHRLAGNHPTTGIVVVNGSLSRPEAPHDAAWADAISTVHASGARALVYVDTGYLGVDLGQGSHHTREGEISPEAWLAQAKVDVDGWYSLYGDIDGVFLDQTLSACGPDNLHVRHYADLVAYVKAHHPGAYVVLNPGRAVEECYADVADTILTFEGSRAAYLAHTPPAWELARPDRKKFWHLVYDVPADAMPAVVARSKANGAGYVYVTDRAHDPYPWDTIATYWDEELGHVAGVEDVTSPETPKEIRAAVSPTEVVLRWTPSRDDVAVVDYEILLGRTVVGTTFDTAYTATGLVPGGTYTFRVRARDSAGNTSATGNPVTVTTPVPQVHHPTACVTATSARYAASFVREFPHQRVFVDSDDDATTGYPLPPGLPQGVDHMIEGGVLYRHSGAGWTWTAVTDVAVTSADGTTTWELPTSAYGQVATRQVVVFNGYDGVDEYSEPITVTIGDTCT, from the coding sequence ATGACGCGTCTGAGCACGGTGTCGGCGCGGATAGGCGTCGCCGTCGCCACCGTGGCGTTGGTCGCCCCCGCACCGCTAGCGCACGCGGAACCGGTCCAGCACGCCGCGATCCCCGCGTACTGGAGCCCCGACACCCCCGACGGACGGGCCCTGTTCCACCGGCTCGCGGGCAACCACCCGACCACCGGCATCGTCGTGGTCAACGGCAGCCTGAGCAGACCCGAGGCGCCGCACGACGCCGCGTGGGCGGACGCCATCTCCACCGTCCACGCCTCGGGCGCGCGGGCACTGGTCTACGTGGACACCGGCTACCTCGGCGTCGACCTCGGGCAGGGCTCCCACCACACCCGCGAGGGCGAGATCTCACCGGAGGCGTGGCTGGCGCAGGCCAAGGTCGACGTCGACGGCTGGTACTCGCTCTACGGGGACATCGACGGTGTCTTCCTCGACCAGACGCTGTCCGCGTGCGGCCCGGACAACCTGCACGTCCGCCATTACGCCGACCTGGTCGCGTACGTCAAGGCCCATCACCCGGGCGCGTACGTGGTCCTCAACCCCGGCCGCGCGGTCGAGGAGTGCTACGCCGACGTGGCCGACACGATCCTCACGTTCGAGGGTTCGCGGGCCGCCTACCTCGCCCACACCCCGCCCGCCTGGGAGCTGGCCAGACCCGACCGCAAGAAGTTCTGGCACCTGGTCTACGACGTGCCGGCCGACGCCATGCCGGCCGTGGTCGCGCGCAGCAAGGCCAACGGCGCGGGCTACGTGTACGTGACCGACCGCGCGCACGACCCCTACCCCTGGGACACGATCGCGACCTACTGGGACGAGGAACTCGGCCACGTCGCCGGGGTCGAGGACGTCACGTCGCCGGAGACCCCGAAGGAGATCAGGGCCGCCGTCTCCCCCACCGAGGTGGTGCTCAGGTGGACGCCGTCCCGCGACGACGTCGCCGTGGTCGACTACGAGATCCTGCTCGGCCGCACGGTCGTCGGCACGACCTTCGACACCGCCTACACCGCGACCGGCCTGGTGCCCGGCGGCACCTACACGTTCCGCGTCCGGGCCCGCGACTCGGCGGGCAACACCTCGGCCACCGGCAACCCGGTCACGGTCACCACCCCGGTCCCGCAGGTCCACCACCCGACGGCGTGCGTCACGGCCACCAGCGCCCGCTACGCGGCGAGCTTCGTCCGCGAGTTCCCGCACCAACGCGTGTTCGTGGACAGCGACGACGACGCCACCACCGGCTACCCGCTCCCGCCCGGCCTGCCGCAGGGCGTCGACCACATGATCGAGGGCGGGGTCCTGTACCGGCACTCCGGCGCGGGCTGGACGTGGACGGCGGTCACGGACGTCGCGGTCACCAGTGCGGACGGCACCACGACCTGGGAGTTGCCGACGTCGGCGTACGGGCAGGTCGCGACCAGGCAGGTCGTGGTCTTCAACGGCTACGACGGCGTCGACGAGTACAGCGAACCGATCACCGTCACGATCGGCGACACCTGCACCTGA
- a CDS encoding AfsR/SARP family transcriptional regulator: MEFRILGPFEVHGATGRARLGGAKQTALLATLAVRANRLTTVDHVVESTWADSPPVGVTAAVHTYVSRLRRAFDAVEDDGGARIVTRPTGYLLRLAPDELDLDVFRRHVARGREAAAAGRSGEASAELTAGLRLWRGPALVDVLSELIQRTEVPRLTEEMLGALGRRIDADLALGRHVDLIGELRALTVEHPLREQFSGQLMLALYRDGRQAEALDVYREVRDRRVDQLGIDPGPELRRLHQAILSEDPELAGPRRPAAVARPSMPPPMQLPADLVGLVGRAGIADAVAGELSSGADRNAIPIAVLSGLPGVGKTALATHVAHRLRKDFPDGQLHVNLRGYAQAEPVTPTRVLARFLRSLGLSPDLVPLDVDEQAAAYRSLLADKQVLVVLDNANAAEQVRPLLPAAPGCAVLITSRDPLAGLAVREGAVRFDLDVLPARDAVALIASVVGVTVVDSDPEAVAELVDLCGHLPLALRIAAANLSARTPATVRDYVDLLRDGNRMAALAVANDEQTGVRAAFDLSYESLSPSAARLFRMTALVPGLDFTAYTAAALADTTPDEAGRLLDTLVTAGLVQEAGPAHFQLHDLVRYYAAQRGRVEDAATTRDAAVDRLYAHYFRAACAASALIEPIRRPPEPPARLPDVPFPEPADRAAATAWFEQEYPNLHAAVDHAAEHGPRHHTWHLADAMSSPLALAPRFGEWVTVTRTGLRAARYEGDLSGEAIMLVSLGHAYSSTGRMGDAIDALEQALALYQRLDRPVYQQPCHHTLGMSFLWTGRLLKACEHFDRTIELTANGDDGGYYRAGAQHGLGIAYRYLGRLPEALDLLTAAVPVEPPPDESYVQTAWRFTLGLTYRDLDRYAEATTQLTAALAAYERIGNAFGTSRCLVALSGVRLACGDAAEAADAARRGLELSRQVKHRRTEVDALNALGLLSTARGALDEATAHHRQARTIAGAMGPYLYGVIEAEIGLADAATDPATARGHVHTALKSIQDSGFLLHEPGARLTAARVELAAGDRLTAVEHAERALTVALDTGRPLRADRARALLADTAGDRTAGT; encoded by the coding sequence GTGGAGTTCCGGATTCTCGGTCCGTTCGAGGTGCACGGCGCGACGGGGAGGGCGCGGCTGGGTGGGGCGAAGCAGACCGCACTGCTCGCGACTCTCGCGGTGCGGGCCAACCGCCTGACCACGGTCGACCACGTCGTCGAGTCCACCTGGGCCGACTCGCCACCGGTCGGGGTGACCGCGGCCGTGCACACCTACGTGTCCCGGCTGCGCCGGGCGTTCGACGCGGTGGAGGACGACGGCGGCGCACGGATCGTCACGCGTCCCACCGGCTACCTGCTGCGCCTCGCGCCCGACGAGCTGGACCTCGACGTGTTCCGCCGGCACGTCGCCCGGGGCCGCGAGGCCGCCGCGGCGGGCCGGTCCGGCGAGGCGTCGGCCGAACTGACCGCCGGCCTGCGGCTGTGGCGCGGTCCGGCGCTGGTCGACGTGTTGTCGGAGCTGATCCAGCGCACCGAGGTGCCGCGCCTGACCGAGGAGATGCTCGGCGCGCTCGGCCGCCGGATCGACGCCGACCTGGCGCTGGGCCGCCACGTCGACCTGATCGGCGAGCTGCGCGCGCTGACCGTCGAGCACCCGTTGCGCGAGCAGTTCTCGGGCCAGCTGATGCTCGCCCTGTACCGGGACGGCCGCCAGGCCGAGGCGTTGGACGTGTACCGCGAGGTGCGCGACCGGCGGGTGGACCAGCTCGGCATCGACCCCGGCCCCGAACTGCGCCGCCTGCACCAGGCGATCCTGTCCGAGGACCCGGAGCTGGCCGGACCGCGGCGACCGGCGGCGGTCGCCCGGCCGAGCATGCCGCCGCCCATGCAGCTCCCCGCCGACCTGGTCGGCCTGGTCGGGCGGGCCGGGATCGCCGACGCCGTGGCCGGCGAGCTGTCGTCCGGCGCGGACCGCAACGCCATCCCCATCGCGGTCCTGTCCGGCCTGCCGGGCGTGGGCAAGACCGCGCTGGCCACACACGTCGCGCACCGGCTGCGCAAGGACTTCCCGGACGGTCAGCTGCACGTGAACCTGCGCGGCTACGCGCAGGCCGAGCCCGTGACGCCGACCCGCGTACTGGCCCGGTTCCTGCGGTCGCTGGGCCTGTCGCCGGACCTGGTGCCGCTGGACGTGGACGAGCAGGCCGCCGCGTACCGGTCCCTGTTGGCGGACAAGCAGGTCCTGGTCGTGCTGGACAACGCGAACGCGGCCGAGCAGGTCCGCCCGCTGCTGCCCGCCGCGCCCGGCTGCGCGGTGCTGATCACCAGCCGGGACCCGCTGGCCGGGTTGGCGGTGCGCGAGGGCGCGGTCCGGTTCGACCTGGACGTGCTGCCCGCGCGGGACGCGGTCGCGCTGATCGCGTCCGTGGTCGGCGTGACCGTGGTCGACAGCGACCCGGAGGCCGTGGCCGAACTGGTCGACCTGTGCGGCCACCTGCCGCTGGCGTTGCGCATCGCCGCCGCGAACCTGTCCGCGCGCACGCCCGCGACCGTGCGCGACTACGTCGACCTGCTGCGCGACGGCAACCGGATGGCCGCGCTCGCCGTGGCCAACGACGAGCAGACCGGCGTGCGGGCCGCGTTCGACCTGTCCTACGAGTCGCTGTCGCCGTCGGCCGCCCGCCTGTTCCGGATGACCGCCCTGGTGCCCGGCCTGGACTTCACCGCGTACACCGCCGCCGCCCTGGCCGACACCACGCCCGACGAGGCGGGCCGGTTGCTGGACACGCTGGTCACCGCCGGTCTGGTGCAGGAGGCCGGTCCGGCGCACTTCCAGTTGCACGACCTGGTCCGCTACTACGCGGCGCAGCGCGGTCGGGTCGAGGACGCGGCCACGACCCGGGACGCCGCGGTGGACCGCCTGTACGCGCACTACTTCCGGGCGGCGTGCGCGGCGTCGGCGCTGATCGAGCCGATCCGCCGACCGCCGGAGCCGCCGGCGCGGCTGCCCGACGTGCCGTTCCCGGAGCCCGCCGACCGGGCCGCCGCGACCGCGTGGTTCGAGCAGGAGTACCCGAACCTGCACGCGGCCGTCGACCACGCCGCCGAGCACGGTCCGCGCCACCACACGTGGCACCTGGCGGACGCCATGTCCTCGCCGTTGGCGCTCGCGCCGAGGTTCGGCGAGTGGGTCACGGTCACGCGCACCGGCCTGCGCGCGGCCCGGTACGAGGGCGACCTGTCCGGCGAGGCGATCATGCTCGTCAGCCTGGGCCACGCGTACAGCTCGACCGGGCGCATGGGCGACGCGATCGACGCGCTGGAGCAGGCGTTGGCGCTCTACCAGCGGTTGGACCGGCCCGTGTACCAGCAGCCGTGCCACCACACGCTGGGCATGTCGTTCCTGTGGACCGGACGCCTGCTCAAGGCGTGCGAGCACTTCGACCGCACGATCGAGCTGACCGCGAACGGCGACGACGGCGGCTACTACCGCGCCGGCGCCCAGCACGGCCTGGGCATCGCCTACCGCTACCTGGGCCGGCTGCCCGAGGCCCTGGACCTGCTGACCGCCGCCGTGCCCGTCGAGCCGCCGCCGGACGAGTCGTACGTGCAGACCGCGTGGCGGTTCACGCTCGGCCTGACCTACCGCGACCTCGACCGGTACGCCGAGGCGACGACGCAGCTCACCGCCGCGCTGGCCGCGTACGAGCGGATCGGCAACGCGTTCGGCACGAGCCGCTGCCTGGTGGCGCTGTCCGGGGTGCGCCTGGCGTGCGGCGACGCGGCCGAGGCCGCGGACGCGGCCCGGCGCGGCCTGGAGCTGAGCCGCCAGGTCAAGCACCGCCGCACCGAGGTGGACGCGTTGAACGCGCTGGGCCTGCTGTCCACCGCGCGGGGCGCGCTCGACGAGGCGACCGCGCACCACCGCCAGGCGCGGACGATCGCGGGCGCGATGGGCCCCTACCTGTACGGTGTGATCGAGGCCGAGATCGGTCTGGCGGACGCGGCGACCGACCCGGCGACCGCACGCGGGCACGTGCACACCGCGTTGAAGTCCATCCAGGACAGCGGTTTCCTGCTGCACGAGCCGGGTGCACGGCTCACCGCCGCCCGCGTCGAACTGGCCGCCGGCGACCGGCTCACCGCCGTGGAGCACGCGGAGCGCGCGTTGACCGTGGCCCTGGACACCGGGCGCCCGCTGCGCGCCGACCGGGCGCGGGCGCTGCTGGCCGACACCGCCGGCGACCGGACGGCGGGCACATGA
- a CDS encoding cytochrome P450 family protein produces MSAADASPIALDEDFVQRRHTFHQRLREDGGGAVRRAVLPGGLPVWLVVGYDEAKEALAHPALSKDSRRAAPLHDKQEEQGVQVTRLARILQSHMLNQDPPDHTRLRRLVTAEFTQRRVELLRPWVEQVVDGLLDGFADRDRVDLLGDFAFPLTVTVIGELFGVPEDERAEFRVISDGIAFGATPAEMGAASARMADYLADLVARKRAGTDEDLLAALVRARDDEDRLDEDELVAMAFLMLTAGYESTAHLIGNGVLTLLTHADQLDRLRRDPALLPDAVEEVLRFEGPGTTTTLRFAAEPVRLGDVDIAAGEFVLVLVGPVNRDAERFADSDRFDVGRADNRHLAFGHGVHRCLGAPLARLEGQVALGRLVDRFPHLALAVAPEELRWKDSVLFHGLTELPVVPKSLEDQ; encoded by the coding sequence ATGAGCGCGGCAGACGCGTCGCCGATCGCGTTGGACGAGGACTTCGTCCAACGGCGGCATACTTTCCACCAGCGGTTACGCGAGGACGGCGGCGGCGCGGTGCGCCGGGCCGTGTTGCCAGGCGGCCTGCCCGTGTGGCTGGTCGTCGGGTACGACGAAGCGAAAGAGGCCCTCGCGCACCCGGCGTTGAGCAAGGACTCCCGCCGGGCCGCGCCACTGCACGACAAGCAGGAGGAGCAGGGCGTCCAGGTGACGCGCCTGGCCCGCATCCTCCAGTCGCACATGCTCAACCAGGACCCGCCCGACCACACCCGGCTGCGCCGGCTGGTCACCGCGGAGTTCACCCAGCGGCGCGTCGAGCTGCTGCGGCCGTGGGTCGAACAGGTGGTGGACGGACTGCTCGACGGGTTCGCCGACCGGGACCGGGTCGACCTGCTCGGCGACTTCGCGTTCCCGCTGACCGTCACGGTGATCGGCGAGCTGTTCGGCGTGCCCGAGGACGAGCGGGCCGAGTTCCGCGTGATCTCCGACGGGATCGCGTTCGGCGCCACGCCCGCGGAGATGGGCGCCGCGTCCGCGCGGATGGCCGACTACCTGGCCGATCTCGTGGCGCGCAAGCGGGCGGGCACCGATGAGGACCTGCTCGCCGCGCTGGTGCGGGCCCGCGACGACGAGGACCGCCTCGACGAGGACGAGCTGGTCGCGATGGCCTTCCTGATGCTGACGGCGGGCTACGAGTCGACGGCGCACCTGATCGGCAACGGCGTGCTCACGTTGCTCACGCATGCCGACCAGCTCGACCGGCTGCGCCGGGACCCGGCGCTGCTGCCCGACGCGGTCGAGGAGGTGCTGCGCTTCGAGGGTCCGGGCACGACGACCACGCTGCGGTTCGCGGCCGAGCCCGTGCGGCTGGGCGACGTGGACATCGCCGCGGGCGAGTTCGTGCTCGTGCTGGTGGGCCCGGTGAACCGGGACGCCGAGCGGTTCGCCGACTCGGACCGGTTCGACGTCGGCCGGGCGGACAACCGGCACCTCGCGTTCGGCCACGGCGTCCACCGCTGCCTCGGTGCGCCGCTGGCCAGGCTCGAAGGTCAGGTGGCGTTGGGCCGCCTGGTCGACCGCTTCCCCCACCTGGCCCTGGCCGTGGCACCGGAGGAACTGCGCTGGAAGGACAGCGTGCTGTTCCACGGCCTGACGGAGCTGCCGGTGGTACCCAAGTCGTTGGAGGACCAGTGA
- a CDS encoding LUD domain-containing protein, which yields MSTPDFAAPASADRVDHVAEAARGNGLTVDVVDTVADARRLLNDTLPTDKTIFTAASETLRLSGIAEDVDESGRFRSVRAALRERNADRDPEQVRLEAVTPDVVLGSVHAVTEQGHLVIASATGSQLAPYAYGAASVVWVVGAQKVVPDLETALHRVRTYTLAKENERCLAVYGQPSVLSKILIVERELFPGRARLVLVREAIGF from the coding sequence GTGAGCACACCCGATTTCGCCGCACCCGCGTCGGCCGACCGTGTCGACCACGTCGCCGAAGCCGCCCGGGGCAACGGTCTGACGGTCGACGTGGTCGACACGGTCGCCGACGCGCGCCGGCTGCTGAACGACACCCTGCCCACCGACAAGACGATCTTCACGGCGGCGAGCGAGACCTTACGCCTGTCCGGGATCGCCGAGGACGTCGACGAGTCCGGCCGGTTCCGGTCGGTGCGCGCCGCGTTGCGCGAACGCAACGCCGACCGCGACCCCGAGCAGGTCCGGCTGGAGGCCGTGACGCCCGACGTGGTCCTGGGCAGCGTCCACGCGGTCACCGAACAGGGCCACCTCGTGATCGCCTCGGCCACCGGCAGCCAGCTCGCGCCCTACGCGTACGGGGCGGCGTCGGTCGTGTGGGTGGTCGGCGCGCAGAAGGTGGTGCCGGACCTGGAGACCGCGCTGCACCGCGTGCGCACGTACACGCTCGCCAAGGAGAACGAGCGCTGCCTGGCCGTCTACGGACAGCCGAGCGTGCTGTCGAAGATCCTGATCGTGGAACGCGAACTGTTCCCCGGCCGCGCCCGGCTCGTGCTGGTGCGCGAAGCCATCGGGTTCTGA
- a CDS encoding glutathione S-transferase family protein produces the protein MTAASPVDFETHGPYAPKPKPGATARPGPAFPHRIAADRVEPGRYHLYAATPCPFCQRSLIVRALKGLEDAVTVTMLDPMRDGRGWAFREGPGHGLDEVNGFALLSDAYKATDPEFDGHWSAPVLWDRHEGRIATNDFRTLDVDLATAFDGVAKNEIDLYPENLRADIDELNDFLYERVHNGPYRCGFAPTQEAHEKEVRALFEALAVVEERLGAHRYLFGDRITLSDIRLWVTLARFDSVYVTHFKANLRRLVDHPNLWRYARDLYRRPEFRSTTDFGQTKRHYFLTHPWINPSGLVPVGPEVDWDEPVR, from the coding sequence ATGACCGCCGCGAGCCCGGTCGACTTCGAGACCCACGGGCCGTACGCACCCAAGCCCAAGCCGGGCGCGACCGCCCGGCCCGGACCGGCGTTCCCCCACCGGATCGCCGCCGACCGGGTCGAACCCGGTCGCTACCACCTGTACGCCGCCACGCCGTGCCCGTTCTGCCAGCGCTCGCTGATCGTGCGCGCGCTCAAGGGCCTGGAGGACGCCGTCACGGTCACCATGCTCGACCCCATGCGGGACGGTCGCGGTTGGGCGTTCCGCGAAGGACCGGGACACGGCCTCGACGAGGTCAACGGGTTCGCGTTGCTCAGCGACGCCTACAAGGCCACGGACCCGGAGTTCGACGGGCACTGGTCCGCGCCCGTGCTGTGGGACCGGCACGAGGGTCGCATCGCGACCAACGACTTCCGCACGCTCGACGTCGACCTGGCCACCGCGTTCGACGGCGTGGCGAAGAACGAGATCGACCTGTACCCGGAGAACCTGCGCGCGGACATCGACGAGCTGAACGACTTCCTGTACGAACGAGTCCACAATGGACCTTACCGGTGTGGTTTCGCGCCGACGCAGGAAGCGCACGAGAAGGAGGTGCGCGCGCTGTTCGAGGCGTTGGCCGTGGTGGAGGAACGGCTCGGCGCCCACCGCTACCTCTTCGGCGACCGGATCACCCTGTCGGACATCCGCCTCTGGGTGACGCTGGCCAGGTTCGACTCCGTCTACGTCACGCACTTCAAGGCGAACCTGCGGCGCCTGGTCGACCACCCGAACCTGTGGCGCTACGCCCGCGACCTGTACCGCCGACCGGAATTCCGGTCCACCACGGATTTCGGGCAGACCAAACGGCACTACTTCCTGACGCACCCGTGGATCAACCCGTCCGGCCTGGTCCCGGTCGGCCCCGAGGTGGACTGGGACGAGCCGGTGCGGTGA